A genome region from Columba livia isolate bColLiv1 breed racing homer chromosome 2, bColLiv1.pat.W.v2, whole genome shotgun sequence includes the following:
- the PIK3R4 gene encoding phosphoinositide 3-kinase regulatory subunit 4: MGNQLAGIAPSQILSVDSYFSDIHDFEYDKSLGSTRFFKVARAKHREGLVVVKVFAIQDPTLPLTSYKQELEELKIRLHSAQNCLPFQKATLSEKAAMLFRQYVRDNLYDRISTRPFLNNIEKRWIAFQILTAVDQAHKSGVRHGDIKTENIMVTSWNWVLLTDFASFKPTYLPEDNPADFNYFFDTSRRRTCYIAPERFVDGSMFATELENMRDPSTPLVDLANSNQRTRGELKRAMDIFSAGCVIAELFTEGVPLFDLSQLLAYRNGLFFPDQVLNKIEDRSIRELVTQMVHREPDKRLAAEDYLKQQRNNAFPEIFYTFLQPYMAQFAKETFVSADERILVIRKDLDNIIHNLCGHDRTEKAEGETKENGLVILVSVITSCLQTLKYCDSKLAALELILHLAPRLSVEILLDRITPYLLHFSNDSVPRVRAESVRTLTKVLALVKEVPRNDINIYPEYILPGIAHLAQDEATIVRLAYAENIALLAETALRFLELVQLKNLNMENEPNGEEMDETSHPSDNYDTELQALHEMVQQKVVTLLSDPENIVKQTLMENGITRLCVFFGRQKANDVLLSHMITFLNDKNDWHLRGAFFDSIVGVAAYVGWQSSSILKPLLQQGLSDAEEFVIYKALNALTCMCQLGLLQKPHIYEFACDIAPFLCHPNLWIRYGAVGFITVVAQYLNIADVYCKLMPYLHPFITQPIIQIDKEIVLLSVLREPVSRSIFDYVLRSKDITSLFRHLQMRQKKRNGALPDCPPPEDPAIAQLLKKLLSQGMTEEEEDKLLALKDFMLKSNKAKANIVDQSHLHDSSQKGVIDLSALGITGRQVDLVKTKQEPDDKRARKHVKQDSNVNEEWKSMFGSLEPTNISQPISKGHGQTTDPEAIQAGKPLRSESSAGICATLSSSPQASDGTVVQPRKPTMQVPSGTASPSAHQLRITTCKTELQQLIQQKREQCNAERLAKQMMENAEWESKPPPPGWRPKGLLVAHLHEHKSAVNRIRVSDEHSIFATCSNDGTVKIWNSQKMEGKTTTTRSILTYSRIGGHVKTLTFCQGSHYLAIASDNGAIQLLSIEASKLPKSPKIHPIQSRSLDLKDDGCVVDMHHFNSGAQSVLAYSTVNGSLVGWDLRSSSNAWTLKHDLKLGLITSFAVDIHQCWLCIGTSNGTMACWDMRFQLPISSHSHPSKARIRRLLMHPVYQSWVIAAVQGNNEVSMWDMETGDRRFTLWASSAPPLSELQPSPHSIHGIYCSPASGNPILLTAGSDMKIRFWDLAYPERSYVVAGSSNCPSVSYYRKIIEGTEVVQEIQNKQKLGPTDETPRKGPESLPVGHHDIITDIATFQTTQGFIVTASRDGIVKVWK, from the exons ATGGGGAACCAGCTGGCTGGCATCGCCCCCTCGCAGATCCTCTCGGTGGACAGCTACTTCTCGGACATCCACGACTTCGAATACGACAAGAGCCTGGGGAGCACCCGCTTCTTCAAGGTCGCCCGAGCCAAGCACCGGGAGGGGCTGGTGGTCGTGAAGGTGTTTGCCATTCAGGACCCGACCTTGCCCCTGACGAGCTacaagcaggagctggaggagctgaagATAAGGTTGCACTCGGCACAGAACTGCCTTCCCTTCCAAAAAGCGACCCTGTCTGAGAAGGCCGCGATGCTTTTCAGACAGTACGTACGGGACAACCTTTATGACCGCATTAGTACGAGGCCGTTCCTGAACAACATTGAAAAGAGGTGGATCGCTTTCCAGATCCTCACCGCGGTGGACCAAGCGCACAAATCTGGAGTCCGCCACGGGGACATTAAAACAGAGAACATCATGGTGACCAGCTGGAACTGGGTTCTTCTAACTGACTTTGCCAGTTTCAAACCAACTTATCTTCCTGAAGACAATCCCGCTGACTTCAATTATTTCTTTGACACGTCACGGAGGAGAACATGTTACATCGCTCCCGAGCGCTTTGTCGATGGCAGCATGTTTGCTACGGAGCTGGAGAACATGCGGGACCCTTCAACTCCTTTGGTAGACTTGGCAAATAGCAACCAGCGAACAAGAGGGGAGTTAAAACGTGCAATGGATATATTTTCCGCAG GCTGTGTAATAGCAGAGCTCTTCACAGAAGGTGTCCCCTTGTTTGACTTATCTCAGCTTTTGGCTTACAGAAATGGCCTCTTTTTCCCTGATCAAGTCCTAAACAAAATTGAAGACCGCAGTATCAGAGAACTG GTCACTCAGATGGTCCATCGTGAGCCAGATAAACGTTTAGCAGCTGAAGATTATTTGAAACAGCAACGTAACAATgcatttcctgaaatattttacactttCCTTCAGCCTTACATGGCCCAGTTTGCCAAGGAAACGTTTGTATCGGCAGATGAGCGTATATTGGTCATACGTAAAGATCTGGACAACATCATTCACAATCTCTGTGGGCATGATCGCACAGAGAAAGCCGAGGGAGAGACAAAAGAGAATGGGCTGGTTATTCTAGTGTCTGTGATAACTTCCTGTTTACAGACTCTCAAATATTGTGATTCAAAACTGGCTGCTTTGGAACTGATTCTTCATTTAGCACCAAGATTAAGTGTAGAGATTCTTCTGGATCGTATTACTCCTTATCTGTTACATTTCAGCAACGACTCTGTGCCCAGGGTGAGGGCAGAATCTGTGAGGACACTAACTAAAGTTCTTGCTCTCGTCAAAGAGGTGCCACGCAATGATATTAACATTTACCCAGAATACATTCTGCCAGGCATTGCACACTTGGCCCAGGATGAAGCCACCATCGTCAGACTTGCATATGCTG aaaaCATCGCATTGTTGGCAGAAACAGCTCTGAGATTTCTGGAGTTAGTACAGCTAAAAAATCTGAATATGGAAAATGAACCAAATGGTGAAGAAATGGATGAAACATCTCACCCTAGTGATAACTATGACACAG agctgcaggccTTGCATGAAATGGTACAGCAGAAAGTTGTGACTTTGCTCAGTGACCCGGAGAAtattgtgaaacaaacactgaTGGAAAATGGAATAACGCGTCTCTGTGTCTTTTTCGGACGTCAAAAAGCCAATGATGTTCTTCTGTCTCACATGATCACTTTCTTAAATGATAAGAATGACTGGCATCTTCGAGGAGCTTTCTTTGACAGCATTGTTG GTGTTGCTGCTTATGTTGGCTGGCAAAGCTCCTCGATACTGAAACCTCTACTTCAGCAAGGTCTCAGTGATGCTGAAGAATTTGTCATTTATAAAGCCCTCAATGCTCTTACTTGTATGTGCCAACTGGGGCTCTTGCAAAAGCCCCATATTTATGAGTTTGCTTGTGATATCG cacCTTTCTTGTGTCATCCTAATCTTTGGATACGTTATGGTGCAGTGGGATTTATCACTGTGGTAGCACAGTATTTGAACATTGCTGATGTCTACTGCAAGCTCATGCCATACCTCCATCCTTTTATCACACAACCAATAATACAG ATAGATAAAGAAATAGTCCTGCTAAGTGTACTTAGAGAGCCTGTCAGCCGTTCCATATTTGATTATGTCTTAAGATCGAAGGATATCACAAGCCTCTTCCGACACCTTCAGATGCGTCAGAAGAAGAGGAATGGTGCTCTGCCTGACTGCCCACCTCCAGAGGACCCTGCCATTGCACAGCTGTTGAAGAAGCTTCTTTCACAA GGGATgactgaggaggaagaagacaaACTATTAGCACTGAAAGACTTTATGTTAAAATCAAACAAAGCTAAAGCAAATATAGTGGATCAGAGCCACCTGCATGACAGCAGTCAGAAAGGGGTGATTGACTTGTCAGCTCTGGGGATAACTGGAAGACAAGTGGATCTTGTTAAAACAAAGCAGGAGCCTGATGACAAACGTG CTAGAAAACATGTAAAGCAAGATTCAAATGTAAATGAAGAATGGAAAAGCATGTTTGGGTCCCTGGAACCAACGAACATCTCCCAGCCAATATCCAAAGGACATGGGCAAACTACTGATCCTGAAGCCATCCAGGCTGGGAAACCACTTCGTTCAGAGTCCTCAGCTGGCATTTGTGCCACTTTGTCATCCTCTCCACAG GCATCTGATGGAACAGTTGTTCAGCCCAGGAAACCGACCATGCAGGTACCGAGCGGTACAGCGTCCCCATCGGCACACCAGTTACGCATCACCACTTGTAAAACGGAACTTCAGCAGCTGATCCAGCAGAAGCGAGAACAGTGTAACGCAGAGAGACTCGCCAAGCAGATGATGGAGAATGCTGAGTGGGAGAGCAAGCCCCCGCCTCCAG GATGGCGTCCCAAAGGATTGCTGGTAGCTCATCTCCATGAACACAAGTCTGCAGTGAACCGCATTCGGGTCTCTGATGAACACAGCATTTTTGCCACTTGCTCAAATGATGGTACAGTGAAAATCTGGAATAGCcaaaaaatggaaggaaaaaccACTACAACCAG ATCAATTTTGACATACTCTCGGATTGGAGGACACGTAAAGACACTTACGTTCTGCCAAGGCTCGCATTATTTGGCTATAGCTTCAGATAATGGTGCCATCCAGCTCCTTAGTATTGAAGCTTCAAAGCTCCCTAAGTCTCCTAAAATCCACCCAATACAAAGCAG GTCCTTAGATCTGAAGGATGATGGCTGTGTGGTAGATATGCACCACTTTAATTCAGGAGCCCAGTCAGTACTGGCTTACAGTACAGTTAATGGATCTCTAGTTGGATGGGATTTGCGATCTAGCAGCAATGCTTGGACACTGAAACATGATTTGAAATTAGGCCTCATAACTTCATTTGCTGTGGACATACACCAATGCTGGCTGTGTATTG GAACAAGCAATGGCACCATGGCATGCTGGGACATGAGGTTTCAGTTACCCATCTCCAGCCATTCTCATCCTTCGAAGGCGCGAATCAGACGCCTCCTCATGCATCCTGTCTATCAGTCCTGGGTAATTGCAG CTGTTCAAGGCAATAATGAAGTTTCCATGTGGGATATGGAGACTGGTGATCGACGCTTCACTTTGTGGGCCAGCAGCGCACCTCCTCTTTCGGAACTGCAG CCTTCTCCTCACAGCATCCACGGAATATACTGTAGTCCAGCATCCGGTAATCCCATACTACTGACAGCAGGATCTGACATGAAAATAAG gttttggGATCTAGCCTACCCTGAGAGATCATATGTTGTTGCTGGCAGTTCTAATTGCCCATCTGTTTCGTACTACAGGAAGATAATTGAGGGCACGGAGGTGGTTCAG GAAATTCAAAACAAGCAGAAACTGGGTCCTACTGATGAGACACCTCGGAAGGGTCCAGAATCTCTCCCCGTCGGACATCATGATATTATCACAGATATTGCAACTTTCCAGACCACACAAGGGTTTATAGTAACTGCATCGAGGGATGGAATCGTTAAagtgtggaaataa